GGATAGCCGAGGGCCCCGACATGGTCCGGCCGCAGCGCGTCGAGGCTGATCAGGACGAGGTTGCGCCGCTCGCGGCCGCTGGCCCACGGCGGCAGAGCCGCGCTGGCGGCCAGCAAGGCCAAGGCCAGGATACTCCGACGCGTCTCGGGCGGCATCCGCGATATGATAGCCTTAAGCAAAAGTATTGTACAATCCTGCTGGACGGCGGAAGGAGGGAGAACCAATGCAACGACAAAGCGTCCTGGTGTGCGGCATGATCGGCCTTCTGGCCTCGTGGGCGGTCAGCGCCGAGCCGCAGAAGCCGGACCAAGCCAAGAAGCCGGCCCCGGCCGCGACGGCGAAGAAACCGGACCAAACCAAGAAGCCCGCCCCGGCCGCCGCGGCGCAGAAGCCGGACCAAGCCAAGAAGCCCGCCGCCCCGCGAAGCCCGTCTTTGCCGCCGCAGGAGCCCGAGAAGACCGTGCTCAACGAGCCGCTCGTCGTCAAAGCGGCCGACTGGACGCTCGCGTCCTTCCTGGACTGGGCCGCGAAGAAGACCACGGCGAACTTCGTGATCCGCGAGGGGCTGGAGCAGCAGAAGGTGAAGACCGTCCTGTCCAAGGGCACGGCGCGGCAGATCCTGCAGAAGACCTTGGGCGACCAAGGCATCGCGCTCTGGCCGGTCGGGCCCCATGACACGTATTTCGTCGCGCGTTTCGGCACCGCCATGCCGAAGGACCCCAGCTCCGGCGTCGCGGACCCCCGCCTGGACAAGTTCGTCACCGTCAGCGTCGACAAATCCCCCTTGGGGGTCTATATGGACTCGGTGGGCAAGCAGGCCGGCATCAAGGTCGGCGCGAGCGGCGACATCATGGCGCTGCGGGTCACCGCCTCTCTGCGCAAGGTCCCGGCCCGGGACGCCCTGTTCGCCTTGGCCCTAATGAAGGGGCTGACCTATCGGCGGGACGCCAAGACCGGCGCCTGCGAGTTCTCGCGGGCCACGCGGGCCAAGTGAGCCGCTGAGCAGGACGCCGTGGGTCAGGCCCTGTAGATAGCGCACCGCCACGTTGTCCCGCTGGAGGGCGCCGGCCTCGTCGAAGAAGAGGCGGGCCTCGCGGTAGCGGCCCTGGCGCCGGAGGGCCTCGCCCGCGTTGAGCAGGACCCGCCACCAGCCCCGGTCTATCGCGCGCGTCAGGTGTCCGAGCCAGACGTCCCGCCTCAAGCGCGCCGCCCACTCCCGGGACTCGGTGCGCAAGGAGAGGACCGCCTCCGGATGCGTCCCGAGGACCGACTCGAAGGTCTGGATGGCCCGCGAGCTCAGCGGCGAGAGAGCCCCGCCGCCCAGGATATCGAAGAGCGCCAGACGCATGGGGTAGGCCGCTCGTTCCGCCGCGACCTTGCGGTCCAGCCGGGCCATGAGCTCCGGGTAGGTGAGCCGGGTCGCGTTCGCCATCCGCCACTGTCCGCCGGGCGCCAAGATGCCTGTCCCGCGGGAGGCGTTGCAGGCGAAGAGGGCGTCGATGATCGCGTCGGCGTAGAGCTCGTAGGCGGGCGGCCAGACATGGCAGTTGTCCTCGAAGAGGTCGAATCCCGGTATGCCGTGCGGGGCGAAGGCGATGAATCGGCGCTCGAGGTCGGCCAGGGGCAGGCCGTACCTTGCGGCCAGGTCCCGGATGCCCTGGTTGCGCGTGGGGGTGCAGGACATCGGGGAGGGATCGCGCTCCAGGGCGCGGGCATAGCGGCTGCGCGCCTGGTCGTAGCGGCCCCGGCGCTCGGCGATGAGCCCCTGGCAGTAGGCCACCAAAGCGCTGCCGGGATAGCGGCTCTCCAGGGCCGTGCCCAGCCCCTGGGCGGCCGCGAGGTTCCCGCGCCGCAGGGCTTCGAGCATGAGGATGAAGTCGTCCTGGAAGGGGACGAGCTTGGACGAGAAATGGTTGTCCCGATAGTTGACCGGCAGGGTGCACAGGACGACGGGCACCCCGCGGCGGGCCGCTTCATCGGCGAACCTTTCGAGGGCTTCGAAATAGTAGCGGTCCAGCCCGGTCAGCAAAACGTCCACCTGAGGGCCCAGCAGGTCGCAGAGCCTGCGGAAGACCGCGCTGTAGGACAACGCGCCTTCATACTTCCATGGATTGACCCGGCGCGTCCCCGGGACCTCGGTGTTGCCCGCGATGAAGACCACGAGGTCGGGAGCGTAGCCCAGGATCTCCCGCCCCATCAGCAGCGTGCGATAGGCGTCGAACATCCCCATGCCGCAATTGATGACCTGGAAATCGGACTGGGGCAGGACCTGCCTCAGCTTGCGGGCGAGGATATCAGGGGGGAAGTTCTGAGCCGTGGAAGAGCCGATGATGAAGACCCGCTTGGTCGACGGCCCTTTCCGCTCGGGGAAGGATTGCGGCCGCAGGCGAGGCCGGACGCTCTCATAGCGGGCTTTCCCATCCCGCACGACCCGCTTGAAGGAGGGGCGGTACATGTCCAGGTAGAGATAGCTGAAATTCCTGTCAGGCTCTAACCTGCGGTCGCCCCGCAGGTACAGGGCCCCCTCCATGATCACGATCGCGGCGCACAGCCCGAGACAGGCCGCCAGGAGCCTCTCCGCGAGCCGCCTCATCGGCCGGCCCCTGCGGGCCCTCTCATTCGAAGTCCTTGGCCTTGGGGACGGCCTCGGGGCCGACGTCCTTGTTGACCACGATCTCGATGACGGGGCTGACCCAGCGGTTGTTGCCCTTGGTGATGACGCAGAGCCGGTAGTACCAGATGCCGCCGTCGACCTTGGCATCCACGTATCTGGTGACCGCGCGATCGCCCGCGGAGAAAAGCTCCCCGTTCTCGGGGTATACGGGGTCGTGCATGGTCGAGGAGCGGACCAGCTTGTAGGCCTTGAAGTCCGCCCGTTTGTACTTCTTCCAGGTCGCTATGACCCGCCCGCCCTCGTACCAGGCCGAAAAGCCTATGGCCCGCACCAAGGTCGGCGGCCTGAAGAGGCGCGGCTGCGGCTGCGCCCGCGCCGGCGCGGCCATGGCGCAGGCCAGGGCCGCGGCCAAAGTCAGTCTCGTCAAGGTCATGGCTCCTCCAGTCCGGCCGGTTTATGATAGCACACGCAGGGGCGGGTCCGATGCCGCAGGTAGTATAATAGGGGCGGGTCTCCCGGACATGAGGATACACCTGGTCATACTGCCCCTGCTCCTGCTGGCCGCGGGTTCCGCGGCCGCGCAAAGGAATCGGGAGCCGCATGGTCACGGAACGCGGCAGGCGCGCCGGGCGGTTCCGGCCCTGCGGCCGAAGCGCCCGGCGTTCGCGCCGAGGCGGTTCGTGGGCCCCCGGCGGGCCCGGACGCAGACCGTCTACATCCGGGTCAACGAAGGCTACACCCCCTCCAGCGCCGCCCAGCCGCAGACCGTCTATTTCCCTATCGACAACGGCTACGCCCCCTACAGCCCCGCCCACCCGGCGCTCATCTCGAACTACGAGACCCTGATCGCGCCCCCGGAGGAGCCGGCGGCCCCGCAGCCGCAGTGCCGTTCCGACGTTGACGCCCCCGGCTATCAGGTCAAGGAGCACCCCGACAGTTTCGCCGTGGTGGTCGGCGTCGAGAACTACTCCAGCCTGCCCAAGGCCGACTTTGCGGCCTGCGACGCCCAGGCCGTGCGCGACCACCTCAAGAGCCTCGGCTATCCCGTGCGCAACACCATGTTCCTCGCCGACAACAAGGCCGTCCGGTCGGGACTGGAGAAATACGTGGACACCTGGCTGCCCAAACAAGTCGGCAAGGACTCCCGGGTCTTCTTCTATTTCTCGGGCCACGGCGCGCCGGACCCCAAGACCGGGCAGACCTACCTGCTGCCCTGGGACGCGGACCCCAAATACCTCGACGAGACCGGCTATCCGATGCAGAAGCTCCTCGCCAAGCTCGATGCCTTGCCCGCCAAGCAAGTCGTGGTGGTGCTCGACGCCTGCTTCTCCGGGGCGGGCGGCCGCTCGGTGCTGGCCGAAGGCACCCGGCCCTTGGTCACCAAGGTGGACCTCGGCCGCGGCTCGGCCAAGCACCTGGTGCTCTTCACGGCCTCGGGCGCCGATGAGATCACGGGCACGGTCCAGTCGCAGGGCCACGGCCTTTTCACCTATTACTTCCTCAAGGGGCTCAACGGCGCCGCGCGGGGGAGCCAGGAAGGAGTGACCGTCCAGGACCTCTACGACTACCTCCGGCCCCAGGTCGAGGACGCCGCCCGCCTCGACAACCGCGACCAGAGCCCTCAGCTCTTCGTGCCGCCCGAAGGCCAGCGCCGGCTCCTCATCAAGGATCTGCGCTAAGAGAAGGCTGGGCTATTTGCGGGGCTTGAGGAGTATCTTGAGCGCCGCCAAGGTGAGGACCTCCGGCTTGCAGGTCCGGCCGGTCTCCAGATAGAGCTTGAGCTTGGCCAAGGCGTCTTCCCAGCCCGTGGCGAAGCACGCATAGGTCTTGTCAGCGGCCACGCGGCGCGGGAAGCCCGCGTGCAGCAAGGTCACCTCGCAGCCTCCCCGTTTGGGCAGGATGAAGAAGCTGCACAGGGGCGGGACGCCGTTGCGGCGCGAGCCCGCGCGCCACATCCAGGCCACCTTGCGCTCGGGCTCGAGATCCACGAAGCAGCCTTCGCGTTCGCCGGAGAAGCTGCGGCAGCCGGGACGCTTGGGCCAGACCATGCGCAGGCGGCCCGCGTTGCGCGCGTCGGTCTCGGCGCCGGTGAGCCACCAGCGGCACAGCTCCCGGGCCGAGGTCAGCACGCGGTAGACCGCGGCGGGCTTGGCCTTGATCCTCACGGACAGGCGCAGATCGCGCGTACGCGACCGGGATCGCGCAGCGGCGGAGGGACGGGGCTTCTCGGCGCTCATGGCAGACTCGGCGGCTCCAGTCAGGATCCTACTTGGCGGGTTTGCTCCGGGACGGCGGCGGGAGCGGCGAGCCCCCGGGGCCGTCCTTGAGCGGCACGAACGAATGCACCAGCTCGTCAAATTGATCCCTATATATCTTCAATTTTTCGAATCGCGTCTTCGGCTCGGCGTCGTAAGCTTGGATAGTGGCCGGATAGGTCAGCACATAGAAGCCTCCGGACATGGGCAGGATGGCATACGCGTGCTTACGAGGATTGATGAGTTTGCCGTCTTGCTCACCGGTGCCCCAGCGCGCCCCGGGCGCCGCCGGCCCCAACGACGACACCACGAAGTACTTGAATTTCCGCCCGTCAATCTCCATGTCTTGGACGGGACGGAACATGATGCGTTCCTTGCCGTAGACCGAATCGAGGATCTGCTTGATGAAATCGTCGGGGCCGCTGTAGAGCTCCGACTGACCGTCGCGCAGGAGATGCGTCGCGTAGCGCGTGTACCAGCGCACGCTGAAGCTTGGCGCTCCCAGATAGAACTCCGGCTCGAACGGGCCGATGAAAGTGAGGTTGGTGAAGTGCGTCCCCTCCGAGTCGTATATCACGCTCCAGGCCCAAGGCACGTCGCACTGGAAGTCCCGGTTCGGGGATGTGTAGAGGGAATGGGAAGGCGGCTTGCAGCCGCTGGCGAGCAGTCCGCAAAGCGCCAAGGTCGCCGCCGCCCAGGTCCGTTTCATAAAGCCCGTTGTGAGTATATCAGGAGAAAATCGCTTTGTCCAGGAAAGGGGACCTTCCCCCCTCAATCCTCGTTCAGGAGCGCCAGGCGCTTGGCCCGCCTCTCCCAGCGGTCCGCCCGGTCCGTGTCCCCAGACTGGCGCCAGGCCGCGGCCAAGCGCAGGCTCAACGCCGCCTCCAGGCCGCGCTCGCCTTGGCGCCGCGCCAAGCGCGCCGCGCTCTGGTAGAGGCGCAGCGCGTCCTCAGCTTGCCCGCGCCGCTGCAGGACGCTGGCGAGCTGGGCCATGAGCTCCGGGTCGCGCCGCCGGGCGATGCGGCCGCGGGCGACGTCCAGAAGCCGGTCGGCCTTCGGGGACATGTGCATGCGGTCGAGGGCGTAGGCCTTCCACAACAGGGGCTGGGCGCTCTCCGGGGACTGCAGGATCCAGGCGTCGAGCTCCGCCAGGACCTTGACCCCGCGCGGCGGCCGAGCCAGCAGCGCGTCCATGTCGTCGGGCCAGAGCTGGTTGGGCGGGACCAGACGCCGGGAGGCGGCCGCGACCAGCCAGCCCGCCGGGCTGGAGCGGCGCAGATAGACCAAAGCCGCGTCGTCGGCGTAGGCCAGCCGCCAGTCCGGGGCCTCGTCGAGCACCCGCGCCGGATAGGCCGCGCGGCGGTTGCGGATGACGACGTAATTGAAGCGATAGGCCTCGGCCAGCTGCCGGAAGCGGGCGGGCCAGCGCTCGGCGTCGTTCATGAACGAGGTCCCGTAGAGGTCGGCGCGGCTGTCCACGAACACGGGCCGGCCCGAAAGGGCCAGGAGCTCGTCGCCGGTCTCCGGCTCGTTGAACATGCGGCCGGTCACCCCGTTGGCCTTGAGGTAGTTGACCGCCCCCTCCAAAGCGGGCCTGCCGTAGCCGGGGACGCGCCCCAAGGGGACATAGACCGTCTGCCAGTGCCAGACGAAGAGCGCGGCGAAGGCCAAGGCCAGGCGCGCCACGCGGCCGGCGGTGTCGCGCAGGGGATGCAGAAAGTGCCCGAGCGCCAGGGCGATGAGCGGGCAGGCGGCCAGGATATAGAGGGGCTGCTGGACCGGAGCGACCAAGGAGAGGACCAGCAGGCCGGCCGCGGAC
This is a stretch of genomic DNA from Elusimicrobiota bacterium. It encodes these proteins:
- a CDS encoding caspase family protein; the protein is MRIHLVILPLLLLAAGSAAAQRNREPHGHGTRQARRAVPALRPKRPAFAPRRFVGPRRARTQTVYIRVNEGYTPSSAAQPQTVYFPIDNGYAPYSPAHPALISNYETLIAPPEEPAAPQPQCRSDVDAPGYQVKEHPDSFAVVVGVENYSSLPKADFAACDAQAVRDHLKSLGYPVRNTMFLADNKAVRSGLEKYVDTWLPKQVGKDSRVFFYFSGHGAPDPKTGQTYLLPWDADPKYLDETGYPMQKLLAKLDALPAKQVVVVLDACFSGAGGRSVLAEGTRPLVTKVDLGRGSAKHLVLFTASGADEITGTVQSQGHGLFTYYFLKGLNGAARGSQEGVTVQDLYDYLRPQVEDAARLDNRDQSPQLFVPPEGQRRLLIKDLR
- a CDS encoding SRPBCC domain-containing protein, coding for MSAEKPRPSAAARSRSRTRDLRLSVRIKAKPAAVYRVLTSARELCRWWLTGAETDARNAGRLRMVWPKRPGCRSFSGEREGCFVDLEPERKVAWMWRAGSRRNGVPPLCSFFILPKRGGCEVTLLHAGFPRRVAADKTYACFATGWEDALAKLKLYLETGRTCKPEVLTLAALKILLKPRK
- a CDS encoding tetratricopeptide repeat protein — its product is MKSQAQTHPQESAHHPHGPLAALLFFFVFLIAAYSAHEPGTWLHIRTGADIIARHAVPQADSFSHTATGAPWSTDSWLCDVLFKHLDRSGGLPALATLKCSVIAIAFALLLPLSPGSPLLAAGVLGLGAVAAWPGMTEAPGLFDFLFLALLIRVLRPKRPFTWATVAQVGVVELLWSNINGSSAFIGLGLVGIKVVKTTIHAGRGERLRFGALLAAALAGLALNPHGLAIIRHTFLDTAPAVRPPSSWLNLYSAFVVAGAAATWICLQQEFFLAVSAAGLLVLSLVAPVQQPLYILAACPLIALALGHFLHPLRDTAGRVARLALAFAALFVWHWQTVYVPLGRVPGYGRPALEGAVNYLKANGVTGRMFNEPETGDELLALSGRPVFVDSRADLYGTSFMNDAERWPARFRQLAEAYRFNYVVIRNRRAAYPARVLDEAPDWRLAYADDAALVYLRRSSPAGWLVAAASRRLVPPNQLWPDDMDALLARPPRGVKVLAELDAWILQSPESAQPLLWKAYALDRMHMSPKADRLLDVARGRIARRRDPELMAQLASVLQRRGQAEDALRLYQSAARLARRQGERGLEAALSLRLAAAWRQSGDTDRADRWERRAKRLALLNED